The following coding sequences are from one Marinoscillum sp. 108 window:
- the nusB gene encoding transcription antitermination factor NusB, which yields MLNRRILRVKAMQALYSYFTAQESLKDVVRERLESQFYPDPAKDDFAESDKFTARRKTAARLFTENLQHRSVTEETEEDVKDAAERSIEAYHTELRKEQRNIRNVMINDIADIHKLYFKLVALPLEFAHQEKLEKDKKEKAHIHKESAWRWHFIQNPVIDALTKHEPFTKGLIELKISWDEDADQIRTWYKDILKADPVLIEYQTKEQPTDDEHKEAILHLFKKIIFKNESINEFLSESDLRWTENKAVLKSLVVKTFQDYEKDLDPSYEMKEVITNKEDDMEFFEVLFDETLKKSKEWDDLIVKKVKNWDISRVALMDRIILKMALTEMMQFHSIPVKVTINEFIEISKLYSTPKSKQFVNGILDVLANELTSDGVIRKSGRGLIDNK from the coding sequence ATGCTTAATCGTAGGATTCTTCGTGTCAAAGCCATGCAGGCACTTTACAGTTATTTCACGGCACAGGAATCGCTGAAAGATGTAGTCAGAGAAAGACTGGAAAGTCAGTTTTACCCGGACCCGGCCAAGGATGACTTTGCCGAATCAGATAAGTTCACTGCTCGTCGAAAGACAGCGGCGCGCCTTTTCACCGAAAACCTCCAGCACAGATCTGTGACTGAAGAGACCGAAGAAGATGTGAAAGATGCCGCTGAGAGAAGCATAGAGGCTTACCACACAGAGCTCAGAAAGGAGCAAAGAAATATTCGCAACGTCATGATCAATGACATTGCGGATATTCATAAGCTTTATTTCAAGCTGGTGGCCCTCCCTCTGGAGTTTGCCCATCAGGAAAAGCTGGAGAAGGATAAGAAGGAAAAAGCCCACATTCACAAAGAGAGTGCATGGAGGTGGCACTTCATTCAAAATCCGGTCATCGATGCACTTACCAAGCACGAACCCTTCACCAAAGGGCTGATCGAGCTTAAAATCTCCTGGGACGAGGATGCGGATCAGATCAGAACCTGGTACAAGGACATTCTGAAAGCGGACCCTGTTTTGATCGAATACCAAACCAAGGAGCAGCCGACGGACGATGAGCATAAAGAAGCCATTCTGCATCTCTTCAAAAAAATCATTTTCAAAAATGAGTCCATCAATGAGTTCTTGTCAGAGTCTGACCTTCGCTGGACCGAAAACAAGGCGGTGCTCAAGAGCCTCGTCGTGAAGACTTTTCAGGATTATGAAAAAGACCTGGATCCATCCTATGAGATGAAAGAAGTCATCACCAACAAAGAAGATGACATGGAATTCTTTGAGGTTCTTTTTGACGAAACACTCAAGAAGAGCAAGGAATGGGATGATTTGATTGTGAAAAAAGTGAAAAACTGGGACATCTCCAGAGTGGCTCTGATGGATAGAATTATCCTGAAAATGGCCCTTACCGAAATGATGCAGTTTCACAGCATTCCAGTGAAAGTGACCATCAACGAGTTCATAGAAATATCCAAGTTGTACAGCACCCCGAAAAGCAAACAATTTGTGAACGGCATTTTGGATGTATTGGCAAACGAACTAACTTCGGATGGCGTTATAAGAAAAAGTGGTCGTGGACTTATCGACAACAAATAA
- a CDS encoding Glu/Leu/Phe/Val dehydrogenase dimerization domain-containing protein, translated as MIDTQPQVKNSEIFSTMARMEHEQLVFCHDEVLGLKAIIAVHNTVLGPAMGGTRMWNYQSEEEAVKDALRLSRGMTFKNAIAGLNIGGGKAVIIGDAKKIKTEALMRRFGKFVHSLNGKYWTAEDVNMSARDMEYIRMETPYVTGIPESMGGSGDPSPVTAYGVYIGMKASAKKAYGSDNLKGKKIVVQGAGNVGTYLIEHLLKEEATVFVSDIFEDKLAAVTKKFNVSVVDPKDLYTMDMDIYAPCALGATLNDITIPQLKCAIVAGAANNQLDEEDQHAEMLKSRGIIYAPDFLINSGGITNVYYEQQGNYNRQRVYEQTERIYEVCQEVLEYAENNETTTHQAALQLALNRIKDVGKVKLAY; from the coding sequence ATGATAGATACCCAGCCCCAAGTAAAAAACAGTGAGATTTTCAGCACAATGGCTCGTATGGAACACGAGCAGCTTGTGTTTTGCCACGATGAAGTATTAGGCCTGAAAGCCATCATAGCGGTGCACAATACCGTACTCGGCCCTGCCATGGGCGGCACACGAATGTGGAATTATCAGTCGGAAGAGGAAGCCGTAAAGGATGCCTTGAGACTTTCGCGTGGGATGACTTTCAAAAATGCCATCGCCGGACTGAATATCGGGGGAGGAAAAGCCGTAATTATCGGTGACGCCAAGAAAATCAAAACTGAGGCCCTGATGCGCAGGTTTGGCAAGTTTGTGCACAGCCTGAATGGAAAATACTGGACCGCAGAAGATGTGAACATGAGTGCCCGCGACATGGAGTATATCCGTATGGAAACCCCGTATGTCACTGGTATCCCAGAGAGCATGGGTGGATCAGGAGACCCCAGCCCGGTGACGGCATATGGTGTATACATAGGCATGAAAGCCAGTGCCAAAAAGGCCTATGGATCTGATAACCTGAAGGGCAAGAAAATAGTGGTGCAAGGTGCCGGAAATGTGGGCACCTACCTCATTGAGCACCTCCTCAAGGAAGAAGCCACAGTATTCGTTTCCGACATTTTCGAAGACAAACTTGCTGCGGTGACCAAGAAATTTAACGTGTCGGTAGTAGATCCCAAAGACCTCTACACCATGGATATGGACATCTATGCGCCATGTGCCCTGGGTGCCACACTGAATGATATCACCATCCCTCAACTCAAATGTGCCATAGTAGCCGGAGCGGCCAATAACCAACTGGACGAAGAGGATCAGCACGCCGAAATGCTGAAAAGCAGAGGGATTATTTATGCTCCCGATTTCCTGATTAATTCGGGAGGGATAACCAACGTATATTACGAACAACAAGGCAACTACAACCGACAGAGAGTCTACGAACAGACAGAACGGATTTATGAAGTTTGCCAGGAAGTACTCGAATACGCTGAAAATAACGAAACAACAACACACCAGGCAGCTTTGCAACTAGCCCTCAACCGGATCAAGGATGTAGGGAAAGTAAAGCTCGCTTACTAA